A DNA window from Vigna angularis cultivar LongXiaoDou No.4 chromosome 1, ASM1680809v1, whole genome shotgun sequence contains the following coding sequences:
- the LOC108332852 gene encoding mitochondrial arginine transporter BAC1 translates to MEEISSSGYKEYVAGCLAGVAAVASGHPFDTVKVMLQKHNAEAHMIQYRNGLHCTARILKTEGIKGLYRGATSSFVGMAVEGSLFFGIYSQTKMYLQGGVQSGEPQPQVIIPSAAYSGAIISFVLGPTELIKCRMQIQGTDSLVPKSSRYSSPLDCALKTVKTEGVKGIFRGGCTTLLRESIGNAVFMSVYEYVRHQMHSNIKVSSSNYSNLVDIGIGIAAGGLGGVGFWLTVLPLDVAKTLIQTNPDKNCPRNPFRVLSSVYQRAGFKGCYAGLGPTISRAFPANAATIVAWELALKMLSIRRD, encoded by the exons ATGGAGGAGATTTCAAGTTCAGGGTACAAGGAATATGTTGCTGGCTGTCTCGCTGGTGTTGCCGCTGTAGCCTCTGGCCACCCCTTTGACACCGTCAAG GTGATGCTGCAAAAGCACAATGCAGAAGCACATATGATTCAGTACAGAAATGGATTACATTGCACTGCTAGGATATTAAAGACAGAAGGA ATCAAAGGACTTTATAGAGGAGCAACATCATCTTTTGTTGGGATGGCAGTAGAAGGATCACTATTTTTTGGTATTTATTCCCAGACAAAAATGTACCTTCAG GGGGGAGTTCAAAGTGGGGAACCACAGCCGCAAGTAATAATACCGTCTGCAGCTTATAGTGGTGCCATCATCAGTTTTGTGTTAGGTCCAACAGAGCTGATAAAG TGTAGGATGCAGATACAAGGCACCGACTCTTTGGTTCCCAAGTCCAGTAGATACAGTAGTCCCCTTGATTGTGCtcttaaaacagtaaaaactgAAGGG GTGAAAGGAATTTTTCGTGGAGGTTGTACAACATTGCTTAGAGAATCTATAGGGAATGCTGTCTTTATGAGTGTCTACGAATATGTGCGTCATCAAATGCATTCAAATATCAAAGTTTCTTCATCCAATTACAGCAACCTGGTTGATATTGGAATCGGGATTGCTGCTGGAGGTCTTGGTGGTGTTGGT TTTTGGTTGACGGTTTTGCCTCTTGACGTGGCAAAGACTTTAATTCAGACAAACCCTGACAAAAACTGTCCAAGAAATCCTTTTCGGGTTTTGAGTTCA GTCTACCAAAGGGCTGGATTTAAGGGGTGCTATGCAGGTTTAGGTCCTACTATAAGTCGAGCATTTCCTGCTAATGCTGCAACAATTGTCGCGTGGGAGTTAGCATTGAAAATGCTAAGCATAAGGCGTGACTAA
- the LOC128195289 gene encoding uncharacterized protein LOC128195289: MKVANYLGKVNLYVVHGVEEPAIVENDENEIMYLREGPAESGEGSGVGGEAHVEGDKEDAENENVWEDDKEDAEDVEVAVEVDNEDIVEFQSEEVVEVDNVDEVELENDELVEVDIEDGREVENEEELEVDIEDGGEVHTEEELEVDIEDGGEVHTEEDSDDEPEMDDLSGDEYVDADNDQETQQQCRGLSDDDDWESDMLVTPENSTSEEDDNEDRVSVSGFSKYAKQKSMADYKWEVGTIFSGKEDFKDAIRRYAVQAGRDLKFVKNDKRRVRVRCMGGQGKCPWVAYCGYLPSRKIWQLRKIIDTHGCSRQLNIKLMNAQWLSQEIDRSLVDNPNLRVNDIRTKALRKWNTNVSISKARRAKLIATRQVEGDFKEQYKRIYDYGHELLRCNPGSTVQIKVDSHNGDSIFQRMYVCLKACKDSFISCRPIICLDGCFLKGYYKGELLTGVGRDPNDQMLPLAYAVVEVENKDS; this comes from the coding sequence ATGAAGGTGGCTAATTATTTGGGGAAAGTGAACCTCTATGTTGTGCATGGGGTGGAAGAACCAGCTATTGTAGAAAATGATGAGAATGAGATTATGTACCTACGTGAAGGTCCAGCAGAGAGTGGTGAGGGTAGTGGCGTTGGAGGAGAAGCACATGTTGAGGGTGACAAGGAGGATGCTGAGAATGAAAATGTCTGGGAGGATGACAAGGAGGATGCAGAAGATGTTGAGGTTGCAGTGGAGGTTGACAATGAGGACATAGTTGAGTTTCAAAGTGAAGAAGTAGTGGAAGTGGATAATGTGGATGAAGTTGAGCTTGAAAATGATGAATTAGTGGAAGTGGACATTGAGGATGGAAGGGaggttgaaaatgaagaagaattgGAAGTGGACATTGAGGATGGAGGGGAGGTTCATACTGAAGAAGAATTGGAAGTGGACATTGAGGATGGAGGGGAGGTTCATACTGAAGAAGACAGTGATGATGAACCAGAAATGGATGATCTGAGTGGTGATGAATATGTGGATGCAGACAATGATCAAgaaacccaacaacaatgcaGGGGTTTGTCAGATGATGATGATTGGGAGTCTGATATGCTTGTAACTCCTGAAAACAGTACAAGTGAGGAGGATGACAACGAGGACAGAGTATCTGTGAGTGGTTTCTcaaaatatgcaaaacagaagtCCATGGCAGATTACAAGTGGGAAGTGGGCACCATTTTTAGTGGGAAGGAAGACTTTAAGGATGCTATTAGAAGGTATGCTGTTCAGGCTGGGAGGGATCTAAAATTTGTGAAGAATGATAAGCGTAGGGTGAGGGTGCGCTGCATGGGTGGCCAAGGTAAGTGCCCATGGGTAGCTTACTGTGGGTACTTGCCATCACGCAAAATTTGGCAATTAAGGAAGATAATTGATACTCACGGTTGTAGTAGGCAACTTAACATCAAACTAATGAATGCTCAGTGGTTGAGTCAAGAAATAGATAGGTCTTTAGTTGACAATCCTAATTTAAGGGTGAATGATATTCGTACTAAAGCATTAAGAAAATGGAATACAAATGTATCAATATCCAAGGCACGAAGGGCAAAGTTAATTGCCACAAGACAGGTTGAAGGAGATTTCAAAGAACAGTATAAAAGAATATACGACTATGGACATGAGCTGTTGAGGTGTAACCCAGGTTCAACAGTGCAGATTAAAGTTGACTCTCATAATGGTGACTCAATCTTCCAAAGAATGTATGTTTGTCTGAAAGCTTGTAAAGATAGCTTCATCAGTTGTAGGCCCATTATATGTTTAGACGGATGTTTTTTGAAAGGTTATTACAAGGGGGAGCTGCTCACTGGTGTTGGTAGGGACCCAAATGATCAAATGCTACCCCTTGCCTATGCAGTAGTAGAAGTGGAGAACAAAGACAGCTAG
- the LOC108340286 gene encoding squamosa promoter-binding protein 1 → MDASRSEGKRVLRYSEEEEDEEEEEEEEAETVLGDDGRRNKRVMRDLYGKKGSKAGGSMPPSCQVDNCDADLSEAKQYHRRHKVCEYHAKAHSVHMAGLQQRFCQQCSRFHELSEFDESKRSCRTRLVGHNERRRKNAVDYRGD, encoded by the exons ATGGACGCAAGCAGGTCTGAGGGAAAGAGAGTCTTGAGGTACAGCGAGGAGGaggaagacgaagaagaagaagaagaggaagaggctGAGACGGTTTTAGGAGACGATGGAAGGAGGAATAAGAGAGTAATGAGAGATCTCTATGGAAAGAAAGGGTCGAAAGCTGGAGGCTCAATGCCACCTTCTTGTCAGGTGGATAACTGTGATGCTGATCTAAGTGAAGCTAAGCAGTATCACAGAAGACACAAGGTTTGTGAGTACCATGCCAAGGCTCATTCCGTACACATGGCAGGGCTGCAACAAAGGTTTTGCCAACAATGTAGCAG ATTCCATGAACTGTCTGAATTTGATGAATCGAAAAGGAGTTGTAGAACACGGTTGGTTGGTCATAACGAGAGGCGACGCAAAAATGCAGTTGACTATCGTGGAgattaa